Proteins from a single region of Juglans microcarpa x Juglans regia isolate MS1-56 chromosome 5S, Jm3101_v1.0, whole genome shotgun sequence:
- the LOC121267878 gene encoding cytochrome P450 98A2, protein MALPLILPICLILLFLALYMIYQRLRFKLPPGPRPWPIVGNLYDIKPVRFRCFAEWAQAYGPVISVWFGSTLNAIVSNSELAKEVLKENDQQLADRHRSRSAAKFSLDGKDLIWADYGPHYVKVRKVCTLELFTPKRLESLRPIREDEVTAMVESIFKDCASPDNDGKSLLVKKYLGAVAFNNITRLAFGKRFVNSEGVMDEQGLEFKAIVANGLKLGASLAMAEHIPWLRWMFPLEEEAFAKHGARRDRLTRAIMEEHTQARQKSGGAKQHFVDALLTLQDKYDLSEDTIIGLLWDMITAGMDTTAISVEWAMAELVKNPRVQQKAQEELDRVIGFERVLTEANFSNLPYLQCVAKEALRLHPPTPLMLPHRANADVKIGGYDIPKGSNVHVNVWAVARDPTVWKNPLEFRPERFLEEDVDMKGHDFRLLPFGAGRRVCPGAQLGINLVTSMLGHLLHHFVWTPPEGIKPEEIDMSENPGLVTYMRTPLQAMATPRLPSHLYKRVAVDM, encoded by the exons ATGGCTCTCCCTCTAATATTACCCATCTGcctcatcctcctcttcctTGCATTATACATGATCTACCAACGGCTAAGATTCAAGCTCCCACCGGGCCCCCGCCCGTGGCCGATCGTCGGCAACCTCTACGACATAAAGCCGGTGAGGTTCCGGTGCTTTGCCGAGTGGGCGCAGGCATACGGTCCGGTTATATCGGTGTGGTTCGGATCGACGCTGAACGCGATCGTGTCGAACTCGGAGCTGGCGAAGGAAGTGCTCAAGGAAAATGACCAGCAGCTGGCTGATCGGCACAGAAGTAGGTCAGCGGCGAAGTTTAGCCTGGACGGCAAGGACCTTATATGGGCGGACTATGGACCTCACTATGTGAAGGTCAGGAAAGTCTGCACCCTCGAGCTTTTCACCCCAAAGAGGTTGGAGTCTCTTCGACCCATTAGGGAAGATGAAGTTACTGCCATGGTTGAATCCATTTTCAAGGACTGCGCCAGTCCTG ATAATGATGGTAAGAGTTTGTtggtgaagaaatatttgggAGCAGTAGCATTCAACAACATAACAAGATTGGCATTTGGGAAACGGTTTGTGAACTCAGAAGGGGTAATGGACGAGCAAGGGTTGGAATTCAAGGCAATAGTGGCCAATGGATTGAAGCTTGGTGCATCACTTGCCATGGCAGAGCACATTCCATGGCTTCGTTGGATGTTTCCACTTGAGGAAGAGGCTTTCGCCAAGCATGGTGCGAGGAGGGACAGACTCACCAGAGCTATCATGGAAGAGCACACACAGGCACGCCAGAAAAGTGGCGGCGCCAAGCAGCATTTTGTCGATGCATTGCTTACTTTGCAGGACAAATATGATCTTAGCGAGGACACCATCATTGGACTCCTTTGG GACATGATCACTGCGGGCATGGACACCACTGCAATCTCAGTAGAATGGGCTATGGCTGAACTAGTCAAGAACCCAAGGGTGCAACAGAAGGCCCAAGAAGAGCTAGACCGCGTCATTGGGTTTGAACGCGTCCTGACCGAGGCCAATTTTTCTAACCTACCTTACCTGCAATGTGTAGCCAAAGAGGCTCTAAGGTTGCACCCTCCAACCCCATTGATGCTCCCCCACCGAGCCAATGCCGATGTGAAGATTGGTGGCTATGACATCCCCAAGGGGTCAAATGTTCACGTTAATGTCTGGGCTGTAGCACGTGACCCGACCGTGTGGAAAAACCCGCTTGAGTTCCGCCCGGAGCGATTTCTGGAGGAGGATGTTGACATGAAGGGTCATGACTTCCGGCTGCTTCCATTTGGTGCAGGCAGGCGAGTGTGCCCCGGTGCACAACTTGGCATCAATTTGGTCACGTCCATGCTGGGTCACCTATTGCACCATTTTGTTTGGACACCACCGGAAGGGATCAAGCCAGAGGAGATTGACATGTCAGAAAATCCCGGATTGGTCACTTACATGCGGACCCCGTTACAAGCTATGGCCACTCCCAGGTTGCCATCTCACTTGTACAAGCGTGTGGCAGTGGACATGTAA